Proteins found in one Vicinamibacteria bacterium genomic segment:
- a CDS encoding AbrB/MazE/SpoVT family DNA-binding domain-containing protein — translation MKSITVTAKRQATLPVEVCEELGIEPGDKLELERRRLEGETVWILRARGRDWSWLGAARRYAKGKSHRWEDIEKTIGEAMGRGDRRT, via the coding sequence ATGAAGTCGATCACGGTGACAGCAAAACGGCAGGCTACGCTACCCGTCGAGGTTTGCGAAGAGCTGGGAATCGAGCCCGGCGACAAGCTCGAGCTCGAAAGGCGCAGGCTCGAGGGCGAGACCGTTTGGATTCTGAGGGCCCGGGGCCGCGACTGGTCCTGGCTGGGCGCGGCAAGACGGTACGCCAAGGGCAAGTCTCACCGCTGGGAAGATATCGAGAAGACGATTGGCGAGGCGATGGGCCGTGGCGATCGTCGGACTTGA
- a CDS encoding PIN domain-containing protein, which produces MAIVGLDTSVVVRLLIGLPQRQFQAAKARLERALDEGDTVLVTDLAVAEAYHALQHHYGVPKPKAKGLLLRFVTSGVVALDPQTSLTALSQTGGAGMVDRLIHARHRALGGITLTFEQLQSRLEGAERLRPG; this is translated from the coding sequence GTGGCGATCGTCGGACTTGACACGTCGGTCGTCGTTCGCCTGCTCATCGGTCTTCCCCAAAGGCAGTTTCAGGCGGCCAAAGCGCGACTCGAACGGGCCCTCGACGAAGGGGATACGGTGTTGGTCACGGACCTTGCGGTTGCCGAGGCCTACCATGCACTTCAGCATCACTACGGCGTGCCGAAGCCCAAGGCAAAAGGGCTTCTGCTGCGTTTCGTCACGAGTGGCGTCGTCGCGCTTGACCCACAAACTTCCCTGACGGCGCTGTCGCAAACCGGCGGCGCGGGAATGGTCGACCGCCTGATCCATGCGAGACATCGCGCTCTCGGCGGGATCACGCTGACTTTCGAGCAGCTACAGTCACGACTCGAGGGCGCCGAGAGACTCCGGCCGGGCTGA